Proteins encoded by one window of Salvia splendens isolate huo1 chromosome 5, SspV2, whole genome shotgun sequence:
- the LOC121805119 gene encoding 60S ribosomal protein L2, mitochondrial-like, whose amino-acid sequence MSAVAAARTVLRSAATSTRIASARQSSSIFRSPAETSSFSGASISLHLGQFGNLNGRNFSTKTRKFRFQRRIDMKRSTSATGIVERIECDPNRTSRIALVRWEGGALQGKSKAAEDIALPAKSLESTVAPASGAFSFSSSSSSSLPGLLDDRSSAYSSKGGNKQTAKSTYVMVGVPSSKSCFSEGSRSRITNGKDVIVSAFSTKAKGENAGISDSFPRIAVAGSRLAYFVLGEKKEVGGKDTFTLGEVHKWKKVSARWMHRIKRKGAVSWSSLMGQEKLGLKGLTPRNGGKAKTGKLGDDRVPVTYIIASHQLGEGNLVMNWSGASSSSASQYGNR is encoded by the exons ATGTCCGCCGTTGCCGCCGCCAGAACTGTCCTCCGTTCCGCCGCCACATCAACTCGCATTGCCTCGGCGAGACAATCCTCCTCCATTTTCAG ATCTCCTGCAGAGACTAGCAGCTTCAGCGGAGCTTCAATTTCTCTGCACCTCGGTCAATTCGGGAATTTAAATGGAAGAAACTTCTCAACTAAGACGAGGAAATTTCGATTTCAGCGCAGAATTGATATGAAGCGAAGCACTTCGGCTACAGGAATCGTGGAAAGGATAGAATGCGATCCTAATCGAACTTCTCGGATCGCTCTAGTACGATGGGAAGGCGGAGCTCTCCAAGGAAAATCCAAGGCGGCGGAGGATATCGCGCTGCCGGCGAAGAGTCTCGAATCCACTGTTGCCCCAGCCAGCGGCGCgttctccttctcctcctcctcctcctcctccctgcCGGGGTTGCTGGATGACAGAAGCTCAGCTTACTCTTCTAAAGGAGGAAATAAGCAAACTGCGAAGTCTACATATGTAATGGTTGGAGTACCTTCGTCGAAGAGCTGCTTTAGTGAAGGTTCAAGAAGCAGAATTACTAACGGGAAGGATGTTATCGTCTCTGCTTTCTCTACAAAGGCCAAGGGAGAGAATGCGGGTATATCTGATAGTTTCCCAAGGATAGCGGTGGCTGGGTCGAGGCTGGCTTACTTCGTTTTGGGAGAGAAAAAGGAAGTAGGAGGGAAGGATACTTTCACTCTTGGAGAGGTACACAAGTGGAAGAAGGTTAGCGCTCGATGGATGCATCGGATCAAGCGTAAAGGGGCAGTTTCTTGGTCTAGTTTGATGGGGCAAGAGAAATTAGGGCTCAAGGGATTGACGCCGAGGAATGGTGGCAAGGCAAAGACTGGGAAGCTCGGTGATGATCGTGTTCCTGTCACTTATATCATAGCCAGTCATCAATTGGGAGAGGGTAACTTGGTGATGAATTGGTCCGGAGCTTCGAGTAGCAGCGCGTCTCAATATGGTAATAGATAG